Genomic window (Bradyrhizobium sp. 186):
GGGCACCATCGACCTATGCGGTCTGCCGTGGTGAGGTTCTCGGGCTCTCGACCGCGGCCTCGGTCGCCTTCGTGCGCTGGGGCAAATGAGCGCAGGCAGATAAGCGCAGGAATGTGATTCCATCGGGCGTTGCACTATCCTGATGGGCTGCTATGGAGGCGCCTCCATTCCGGGGCTCTCTCCATGACTTTCAGATTCGCCGTTCTGGCCGTTTTCCTGGCTGCGCTGTCCGGCGCACCCGCCCATGCGCAGAGCGCTGACGCGAGCGGCACCTGGCTGACCCAGGCGGGCGATGCGCGCGTGAAGATCAGCAAGTGCGGCAGCGGCGTCTGCGGCGTCATCATCTGGCTGAGGGAGCCCTACGACACCGCGACCGGCCAGCCCGCGACCGACAGCAAGAATCCCAATCCCGCGCTCGCCAGGCGGGCGATGATCGGATTGCCGCTGTTCAGCGGCATGCAGCCCGCAGGCCCGAACAAATGGTCGGGCCAGATCTACAATGCCGATGACGGCAGCACCTATGCGAGCAGCGTCACCGTCACGGGCGCGGACGCGCTGCGGGTCGAAGGCTGCGTCGGCGCGCTCTGCGGCGGCGAGACCTGGACGCGGGCGGGACGCTAACTCGCTCCCACCATCATCGCCTTCAGCGCCGTCGCCGCCGACGCATAACCGCCCCGCGCGCCGTCGATGAAGTGCACGTGATCGCTGCGCAGCGCCGACGGCGTGAAGCAGGTCATCATCGCCGCGTCCTGCTGGTAGAGGCCGTAGCGCACGATGCCATCGCGCGCGGCAGCCGCGAGGCGATCGCTCAACGCGCGTTCGAGCTCCGGCGTGCAGTCGAGGATCATGCGCAGGCCGTCGTCATATTTGCGGAAGTCGGAGTTCTCGACCACCTGCCGCGTATAGAGCTTCGGCACGAAGCCGCCGACCTTGATGTCGAAGCGCATGATGAGATAGGCAAACAACGTGTAAGCGAGCACGCCGACGCGCCGCTGGAACAGCGAGCCGCCTCGCTTCGCGCGCGCCTCATACTCCAGCCCCTGCGGCGGCCATGTCAGCGGCGGCCCTTGCGACGGCACGGGCCGGCCGGCATCCGGACTGCGCTCGACCAGATGAATCACATCCTCGATCACCTTCCGGAACGCTTGCGCCTCGGTGCCGCGCGCCGGCACCACCAGCACCGACAAGATCAATCCGCGCGAGGCCGGAATCTCTTCGAATCGGCAGGAGAGCCCGGAGAGATCGGGCTGCGTCCCGGCGGGCGCTTCAGCGACGGCGAACTCGCCGCGCTTCATCGCGGCATCGGCCCAGCCCAACCCCCCGCCGGAGAACATCGCATAGGACAGGTTGGCCGACGGACCGAAGCGCGCGACACGCACGTCGAGGCCCTGCGCGCGAATGGCGCTCACCGGCACCAGCGCGACACGCATCTTCAGATCGAGATCCTCCCGCACCCAGGTCGCGGTCGCGGCCAGCGCTTCGCCGGCGCGATCGAGATCGCCGGGCGCGACCGCAAAGCTGGCACCGTCGCCGCCGAACACGAAGGGGAATTCCCGCCCCTCCAGTGCATTCGTCACCGCCGCTATCACCGCGGCACCCGCCATGTTGACCGCCTTGTAGCGCTGCGCCGCGATCGCCTTGGTGGACTCGACTATGTCGGCGACGCCGATGGTCCAGTCGTCCGGCAGTGGCGAATAGAGCGCGGGATCCATCAGGCTGGTGAAGCCGCGGAAGACTGAAATGCCGCCGTAGAAGGATTCGCCTGATGTCATCGGGTGATGCCGGATGGTTGGGAAGCGCGTCCGAGAGAGATACGTGGCAGGGTCGATCCGGGTTCGCCAGCCAGCGCGCCCCCTCGAATTACCGATCATTGGCTGAAATGGACCCGGACAACAAGGTCACGCCGCGCCGCATTGCCGCAGTTCGTCATTGATCGGCATCAAACAGTTGCCCGGCGATCGCTACTACGATTGGATCACTCATACCTTTAGCGGGATGATCGAGGTGTCTGACTTCGGCAACATGGATTCCACCTCTCCGATGCGCCGGCGCACCGGGCTCGATGCGGTCAGCGCGGTGAAGATGCCGGAAGGACTGACCTCGGCCGTCGACGCCTGGGCCGAAGCTCATCATCTGACCCGTTCGGATGCGATCTGCAAGCTGGTCGAACTGGGCTTGAGGGCTGCACCCGCGGCACCGGCACCACCGCACTTGACGACCGGATCGGACGCCACCCGAATCGAAGAGATCGCGGTGCACGAGATCGACCGGCTGCTCGATCCCGCGTTGCCGCAGGACGAACGCGAGCGCCGCATTCGCCGCCTCACCGAAGGACCGCCGGAGTTTTCACACGAACGGATCGATCTGCCGAAGCACGAACCGTGAGCGCCGATACACGCTAAATCGCGATGAGATGAGGATGAATCATCATCGCGCTTTAGGTGTTGTTTGAGCATGATCTCCGCGCAAGCGCGTCCCGCGTTTGTCGCGAGGGAAAACCGCTTCGCACTTTTCCGGATCATGCTTTAGTTCTACTGAGTCAGAAAGTCGCAGTACCAGGGATTCAGGAATCAGGTAGTGGGCGGGATTCAGGCCAGCGGTAGGGGCTGAGGATGGATCGCCGAAGGTTTAAGAGCAGTGAATCGCGATTTGCCGCCTATGTCGAGGGGCTTGCGAGCGTGATCGGGCACAAAGACCGAGAGCAGCCGCTTCGCGATTATTGCACCGGGCTGATGCTGCGAGGCGAGCGCAAGAGCGTCGAACCGATCGCAGCGGTCACGGCACCGGCGCGGGTGGCCGCCCAGCATCAATCGCTTCTGCATTTTGTCGGCGAGGGACGTTGGTCCGACGAACGCGTCTTGGCCAAGGTGCGCGAGAAGGTCTTGCCCGAGATCGAGCGTCACGGCCCGATCGAAGCGTGGATTATCGACGATACTGGACTGCCGAAGAAGGGGCGGCAGTCGGTCGGTGTTGCGCGGCAATATTGCGGTCAACTTGGTAAGGAGGACAACTGCCAGGTCGCGGTGTCGCTGTCGATTGCCAACGAACATGCGAGCCTGCCGGTGGCGTACCGGCTGTATCTGCCGCAGGAATGGGCGGAGGATAGCGATCGTCTGCGCAAGGTGGGGGTTCCTGAAGATATTGGCTTCAAGACCAAGCATGAGATCGCGCTGGAGCAACTGCACTGGGCCTGCGCGGCTGGTCTGCCGCGTGGCGCGGCGCTGCTGGATGCCGGCTATGGCAATAACAGCAATCTGCGCGCCGACATCACGGCCCTGGGGCTGGCTTACGTCGCGGGCATTCTGTCGAATACGACGGTGTGGGCAGACGGGACGGGACCGCTGCCGCCGAAGACTTGGTCGGGCCGCGGACGGCCACCAAAGCGCCTGCAGCGCGACGCCAAGCATTGGCCGGTCTCAGTCAAAGACCTTGCACTCGGCCTGCCCAAGCGCGCCTGGCGCACCATCGAATGGCGAGAAGGTTCGGCGGAAACCATGTCTTCGCGCTTTGCGCGGGTGCGGGTGCGTGCCGCGCGGCGTGACGAAAGGCGCCACGAGCCGTGCCCGCAAGAATGGCTCTTGATCGAGTGGCCCAAGGACGAGACCGAGCCGACCAAATACTTTTTGTCGACGCTTCCCGCCGATATCGCCTTTCACCGTCTGGTCTACTTCGCCAAGCTGCGTTGGCGCATTGAGCGCGACTATCAGGAGCTCAAGCAAGAAGTCGGCCTCGGGCATTTTGAAGGTCGGGGATGGCGTGGCTTCCATCATCACGCAACGCTCTGCATCGCAGCTTACGGATTCCTGATCTCCGAAAGGGAGACGATTCCCCCCTCAGGACCTCGTCACGCCCCGATCTTCCCGCAACTTGCCCTTCCCGCAGGTTACCGACCCAGAGGTACTGCCGTTGCGGCCTGAACGTCACATCCCGAACTCAATCGCGACCATGCGCATCCGTTTGGCCAACGCGATCGCCAGAACCTTGCCGCGATGCCCGTGTTGCGGCCAAAGCAAAATGCGACCACGCCCGAAATTTGTGACGCAGTAGAATTAGTGCAGCTTCTCGTCCTGACGCTTGCGCAGCGAGGGGGCAGGTGCATCGTGGCAACCCACGAGCCGCACGAACTGCTGCGGATACATCTCATAGCCGTGACCGCCGGAATTTTGATGCGTCATCGGCGGGCAGTGGACGTCGTCCGGCTTCGCGCAGGATTGCTCGGTCCGGCCACGATTGGCGGTCGTGTTCGAAGCGGTCATGTTTGAGATGGT
Coding sequences:
- a CDS encoding DUF2147 domain-containing protein, whose product is MTFRFAVLAVFLAALSGAPAHAQSADASGTWLTQAGDARVKISKCGSGVCGVIIWLREPYDTATGQPATDSKNPNPALARRAMIGLPLFSGMQPAGPNKWSGQIYNADDGSTYASSVTVTGADALRVEGCVGALCGGETWTRAGR
- a CDS encoding DUF3095 domain-containing protein, translating into MTSGESFYGGISVFRGFTSLMDPALYSPLPDDWTIGVADIVESTKAIAAQRYKAVNMAGAAVIAAVTNALEGREFPFVFGGDGASFAVAPGDLDRAGEALAATATWVREDLDLKMRVALVPVSAIRAQGLDVRVARFGPSANLSYAMFSGGGLGWADAAMKRGEFAVAEAPAGTQPDLSGLSCRFEEIPASRGLILSVLVVPARGTEAQAFRKVIEDVIHLVERSPDAGRPVPSQGPPLTWPPQGLEYEARAKRGGSLFQRRVGVLAYTLFAYLIMRFDIKVGGFVPKLYTRQVVENSDFRKYDDGLRMILDCTPELERALSDRLAAAARDGIVRYGLYQQDAAMMTCFTPSALRSDHVHFIDGARGGYASAATALKAMMVGAS
- a CDS encoding IS701 family transposase, whose protein sequence is MDRRRFKSSESRFAAYVEGLASVIGHKDREQPLRDYCTGLMLRGERKSVEPIAAVTAPARVAAQHQSLLHFVGEGRWSDERVLAKVREKVLPEIERHGPIEAWIIDDTGLPKKGRQSVGVARQYCGQLGKEDNCQVAVSLSIANEHASLPVAYRLYLPQEWAEDSDRLRKVGVPEDIGFKTKHEIALEQLHWACAAGLPRGAALLDAGYGNNSNLRADITALGLAYVAGILSNTTVWADGTGPLPPKTWSGRGRPPKRLQRDAKHWPVSVKDLALGLPKRAWRTIEWREGSAETMSSRFARVRVRAARRDERRHEPCPQEWLLIEWPKDETEPTKYFLSTLPADIAFHRLVYFAKLRWRIERDYQELKQEVGLGHFEGRGWRGFHHHATLCIAAYGFLISERETIPPSGPRHAPIFPQLALPAGYRPRGTAVAA